One Vibrio campbellii CAIM 519 = NBRC 15631 = ATCC 25920 genomic window carries:
- a CDS encoding WD40 repeat domain-containing protein: protein MQRISHLFLYLIVITTLNGCFFTDRDVQRWSLEPQGSTSFALSRDGRFALLYSKEHQLVLWDLEQNKQLAKLGELDQAANVVSHIRISDNGRYAVTASQMNFAVWDLGWTQAEGLWSIDDALIRDVDITSNGEQVLLGLSNGKAIHVNLVTGRRLEFLAHQEKVNSVAISPNGRFALTGGNDYKAYLWDTETGLVLRTFEHDQRVVRVALQRDGKLAMTSDGGNQAIIWNLEAGEEVTQLSSWSRQLIFSTARFSDDGNWLVTGTPSGRVMVWDTQTGKRVDGFEVEPKKDTRPPRAVVYDAAFDSKQRVITATSAGIAQAWQLENGS, encoded by the coding sequence ATGCAAAGAATTTCTCATTTATTCCTATATTTAATTGTCATCACCACGTTAAATGGATGCTTTTTTACCGATCGCGATGTTCAACGTTGGTCACTCGAACCACAAGGTTCCACCAGCTTTGCGCTCAGCCGAGATGGTCGATTTGCGCTGCTGTACTCCAAAGAGCACCAATTGGTTCTTTGGGATTTGGAGCAAAACAAACAACTCGCAAAGCTGGGTGAACTCGATCAAGCTGCCAATGTGGTCTCCCATATTCGCATTTCGGACAATGGTCGTTATGCAGTCACAGCTAGCCAAATGAACTTCGCTGTGTGGGATCTCGGGTGGACTCAAGCCGAAGGACTTTGGTCTATCGATGACGCGCTGATTCGAGACGTTGATATCACCAGTAACGGTGAACAGGTGTTACTTGGACTGTCCAACGGTAAAGCAATTCACGTCAACTTAGTCACTGGTCGTCGGCTAGAGTTCCTTGCGCACCAAGAAAAAGTCAATTCTGTCGCTATCTCGCCCAACGGTCGCTTCGCTCTCACTGGTGGCAACGACTACAAAGCGTATCTGTGGGATACCGAAACCGGGCTAGTATTGCGTACCTTTGAACACGACCAGCGCGTTGTTCGAGTCGCCTTGCAGAGAGATGGAAAACTGGCCATGACCTCAGACGGTGGCAACCAAGCCATCATCTGGAATTTAGAGGCGGGTGAAGAAGTCACGCAACTGAGCAGTTGGTCTCGTCAGTTAATCTTCTCGACGGCGCGCTTCTCCGATGATGGCAACTGGTTAGTAACTGGCACACCTTCCGGTCGTGTGATGGTGTGGGATACCCAAACTGGCAAACGCGTCGATGGATTTGAAGTTGAGCCGAAAAAAGATACTCGCCCTCCTCGTGCGGTCGTGTATGATGCAGCCTTTGATTCCAAGCAACGTGTAATTACTGCCACTTCTGCGGGCATTGCCCAAGCTTGGCAGCTAGAGAACGGATCATGA
- a CDS encoding SlyX family protein translates to MTDKIIQQLEARINDLECQLAFQEQTIEDLNGALSQQQLQITKMLDQMKYVVGKVKNMDSSNLADPSEETPPPHY, encoded by the coding sequence ATGACAGATAAAATCATTCAGCAATTGGAAGCTCGTATTAATGACTTAGAATGTCAGCTTGCGTTCCAAGAACAGACTATTGAAGATCTGAACGGCGCCTTGTCGCAGCAGCAACTGCAAATTACCAAGATGCTCGATCAGATGAAATATGTGGTAGGTAAAGTGAAAAATATGGACTCGTCGAATTTAGCCGATCCATCGGAAGAAACACCACCACCGCATTATTAA
- a CDS encoding isoaspartyl peptidase/L-asparaginase family protein, with protein MTKTFSIAIHGGAGTILREQMSDELQQSILADLEAAVKAGHQILATGGEALDAVVVAVKVLEDSPNFNAGKGSVLTHNEMVEMDASVMDGRHQAAGAVAGVRHIRNPIELARDVMRNSNHVLLMGEGAEKFAFEQGYEYTEQDYFFTDRRYEQLISMREKGMFALSESRYPDDRKHGTVGAVALDQHGNLAAATSTGGVTNKKYGRVGDSALIGCGTVAENGVVAVSTTGVGEFFIRKRAAEDVAARMRYLQEDVHTACEHIIQGDLKAMGGEGGLIAIDAKGELHFAMNSSGMYRAGINTQGELSMKIYADE; from the coding sequence ATGACGAAAACTTTCTCGATTGCCATTCATGGCGGTGCAGGCACTATCTTGCGTGAACAGATGAGTGATGAACTGCAACAATCCATCTTGGCGGATTTAGAAGCTGCGGTAAAAGCGGGGCATCAAATCCTAGCAACAGGCGGTGAAGCCTTAGATGCGGTCGTGGTGGCGGTGAAAGTGTTGGAAGACTCTCCCAACTTTAATGCGGGTAAAGGCTCTGTGCTGACCCATAACGAGATGGTCGAAATGGACGCTTCTGTGATGGATGGTCGACACCAAGCTGCAGGAGCAGTCGCTGGGGTTCGTCATATCAGAAACCCAATTGAGCTCGCTCGTGACGTAATGCGAAACAGTAACCATGTATTGTTGATGGGCGAGGGCGCAGAAAAGTTTGCTTTCGAACAAGGCTATGAGTACACCGAGCAAGATTACTTCTTCACTGATCGTCGCTATGAACAACTGATTTCTATGCGTGAGAAAGGCATGTTTGCTCTTTCCGAGTCTCGTTACCCTGATGATCGTAAACACGGTACTGTCGGCGCTGTGGCATTGGACCAACACGGTAACTTAGCGGCAGCAACCAGCACTGGCGGTGTGACCAACAAGAAATACGGTCGAGTGGGAGACTCCGCTCTGATTGGGTGCGGCACGGTGGCAGAGAATGGTGTTGTTGCGGTTTCCACTACGGGTGTTGGTGAGTTCTTTATTCGTAAACGTGCTGCCGAAGACGTTGCAGCACGCATGCGTTATTTGCAAGAAGACGTACACACGGCGTGCGAACACATTATTCAGGGTGATTTAAAAGCAATGGGCGGCGAAGGTGGTTTGATTGCGATTGATGCTAAAGGTGAGCTGCACTTTGCGATGAACAGTTCTGGCATGTACCGAGCTGGCATCAATACGCAAGGTGAGTTGAGCATGAAAATCTACGCAGACGAATAA
- the slyD gene encoding peptidylprolyl isomerase, which translates to MKIEKNVVASLAYKVMLEDGVVVDQSTSEAPLDYLHGHNNLITGLEKELEGKVAGDKFSVTVAPEDAYGDHNDALVQRVPADVFQGVDQIEVGMRFLADTDQGPIPVEVTEVDGDEVVVDGNHMLAGQTLTFEVEVMATREATAEEIEHGHIHQGGGCCGGEEKADDHECCGGGGCGSH; encoded by the coding sequence ATGAAAATTGAAAAGAACGTTGTTGCAAGCCTTGCATACAAAGTAATGTTGGAAGACGGTGTTGTTGTTGATCAATCAACTTCTGAAGCACCTCTTGATTACCTTCACGGTCACAACAACCTAATCACTGGTCTTGAGAAAGAACTAGAAGGTAAAGTGGCTGGCGACAAGTTCTCAGTAACAGTAGCTCCTGAAGATGCGTACGGCGACCACAACGATGCACTAGTGCAACGTGTTCCTGCAGACGTATTCCAAGGCGTTGACCAAATCGAAGTTGGCATGCGTTTCCTAGCAGATACTGACCAAGGTCCAATCCCTGTAGAAGTAACTGAAGTAGACGGCGACGAAGTTGTTGTAGACGGTAACCACATGCTAGCTGGCCAAACACTAACTTTCGAAGTAGAAGTTATGGCTACTCGTGAAGCGACAGCTGAAGAGATCGAACACGGTCACATCCACCAAGGTGGTGGCTGTTGTGGCGGCGAAGAAAAAGCTGACGACCACGAATGTTGTGGCGGCGGCGGTTGCGGTTCTCACTAA
- a CDS encoding YheV family putative zinc ribbon protein, producing the protein MKAKKRFIAGASCPQCSQQDTLRWWIDNNIELVECVDCDYTEQRKPQSVEKNKHSEQEMIGIFKPE; encoded by the coding sequence GTGAAAGCCAAGAAACGTTTTATCGCGGGTGCAAGCTGCCCGCAATGCAGTCAGCAAGATACTCTACGCTGGTGGATTGATAACAACATTGAGCTGGTTGAGTGTGTCGACTGCGATTATACCGAGCAGCGTAAACCGCAATCTGTAGAAAAAAATAAACACTCAGAACAAGAAATGATCGGGATTTTTAAGCCTGAGTAA
- the kefB gene encoding glutathione-regulated potassium-efflux system protein KefB — MAITSEFLQSSVVFLSAAVIAVPIAQRLGLGSVLGYLIAGVLIGPWGLGLISDVDAILHFAELGVVLLLFLIGLELNPKKLWQMRGPILGLGGAQVIVTTAVIGSIVSLFGLSMQVSLVIGMGLALSSTAIALKVIEEQGQAGTETGQSGFAVLLFQDIAVIPMLAMLPLLAGGQSGGDWLDAIWVLGSVAALLVGGHFLLRPLFRFVVMSGVRELFTVAALLVVLGISVAMQKLGLSMALGTFLAGVLLAESEYRHELEIAIEPFKGLLLGLFFIAVGMAVNLGLLALQPFAIISAVIALVVVKGLVLYVLARTARVRAKSRSRMAAILSQGGEFAFVIFTAASQEGILTKEQVAFLLVVVSLSMVTTPLLLMGQKKWFAHTLNQEEESVTTNVVDRRPRVIIAGFGRFGQIVGRLMYANKIKVTVLESDASQIHLLRKYGYKVFYGDATQIDLLRAAGADKAEALVICTDSPDEVMAIVDICRAHFPKLKILARARSRVEAYQLMNHGVQNYSRETFLGALDLGRQALVELGMHPYQAKRAEAHFRKLDNAMLKDLLPQHNEDKELAQRSKEARKELEEIFGREMESDQQSPNHWK; from the coding sequence ATGGCGATAACCAGTGAGTTTCTTCAAAGTAGTGTGGTATTCCTTTCTGCTGCCGTTATTGCGGTGCCGATTGCCCAGCGGCTGGGTCTGGGGTCTGTGCTTGGCTACCTGATTGCAGGTGTTCTAATTGGCCCTTGGGGGCTGGGGTTGATCAGCGATGTGGACGCGATTCTGCATTTCGCCGAACTTGGGGTGGTGTTGCTGCTGTTCTTAATTGGTTTGGAACTGAACCCTAAAAAGTTATGGCAGATGCGCGGACCCATCCTCGGTCTGGGTGGCGCCCAAGTTATTGTTACCACGGCGGTGATAGGCAGCATTGTCAGCCTGTTTGGGTTGAGCATGCAAGTGAGCTTAGTGATCGGTATGGGTTTGGCTCTCTCGTCCACCGCGATTGCACTAAAAGTGATCGAAGAGCAGGGGCAAGCCGGCACGGAAACCGGACAATCTGGTTTCGCTGTGTTGCTGTTCCAAGATATTGCCGTCATCCCGATGCTCGCCATGTTGCCATTACTCGCTGGTGGTCAAAGCGGCGGTGATTGGTTAGATGCTATTTGGGTGTTAGGCAGTGTGGCTGCGTTATTAGTTGGCGGTCATTTCCTCTTGCGTCCTCTGTTCCGTTTTGTGGTGATGAGTGGCGTGCGAGAACTCTTCACCGTTGCTGCCCTCTTAGTCGTACTTGGCATTTCTGTTGCGATGCAAAAGCTGGGGTTGTCGATGGCACTCGGTACTTTCTTAGCGGGTGTGTTACTGGCAGAAAGTGAATACCGTCATGAACTAGAAATCGCGATTGAACCGTTTAAAGGTTTGCTGCTTGGCTTGTTCTTTATTGCTGTGGGTATGGCAGTGAACTTGGGCTTATTAGCACTTCAACCGTTTGCGATTATTAGTGCCGTGATTGCCCTTGTTGTAGTCAAAGGTTTAGTTCTGTATGTCTTGGCTCGCACTGCCCGAGTTCGTGCTAAGTCGCGCAGTCGTATGGCAGCGATTTTGAGCCAAGGTGGTGAGTTTGCGTTTGTGATTTTCACCGCGGCAAGCCAAGAAGGTATCTTAACCAAAGAACAAGTTGCTTTCTTGTTGGTGGTGGTGAGCTTGTCGATGGTGACCACGCCGCTGTTGCTCATGGGGCAGAAGAAGTGGTTTGCGCACACGCTGAACCAAGAAGAAGAGAGCGTCACGACCAATGTGGTGGATCGTCGACCACGAGTGATCATCGCGGGCTTTGGTCGTTTTGGTCAGATTGTCGGCCGCTTGATGTACGCCAATAAGATCAAAGTAACAGTACTAGAAAGTGACGCGAGCCAAATCCACTTGCTGCGTAAATACGGTTATAAGGTGTTTTATGGTGATGCGACTCAGATTGATTTGTTACGTGCCGCGGGGGCAGATAAAGCAGAAGCTTTAGTGATCTGTACGGATTCACCAGATGAGGTTATGGCGATTGTCGACATTTGTCGTGCGCACTTTCCGAAATTGAAGATCCTTGCCCGTGCTCGCAGCCGCGTAGAAGCCTACCAGTTAATGAACCACGGCGTGCAGAATTACTCGCGTGAAACCTTTTTGGGTGCTTTAGATCTAGGTCGCCAAGCGCTCGTAGAATTAGGCATGCACCCGTATCAAGCAAAGCGGGCAGAAGCACATTTTCGCAAGCTAGATAATGCTATGCTCAAAGACTTATTGCCTCAGCACAATGAGGACAAAGAACTTGCTCAACGCTCGAAAGAAGCACGTAAAGAACTAGAAGAAATCTTCGGTCGTGAAATGGAAAGCGACCAACAGTCGCCAAATCATTGGAAGTAG
- the kefG gene encoding glutathione-regulated potassium-efflux system ancillary protein KefG: MAVATPIPPRVLVIYAHPEPQNSIANQVMIKKIESLGHVTVHDLYGAYPDFFIDVNYEHDLLMTHDVIVFHHPLYMYSCPALLKEWMDRVLGKGFAFGDGSALAGKYWRSVITTGGKEDAFSPMGYNKYPLEQILQPFELTAALCQMHWIEPLVLYWSRNVSDIERYQHAEQYRQWLNNPLRDWDEQGGQHGDNQ, translated from the coding sequence TTGGCTGTTGCTACGCCCATTCCTCCGAGGGTTCTGGTTATTTATGCTCACCCAGAACCGCAAAACTCCATTGCCAACCAAGTGATGATTAAAAAAATCGAATCACTGGGTCATGTCACCGTGCACGATCTTTATGGCGCGTACCCTGATTTCTTTATTGATGTGAACTACGAACACGATCTGCTGATGACGCACGATGTGATTGTTTTTCATCATCCTCTCTATATGTATTCCTGTCCCGCACTGTTGAAAGAGTGGATGGACCGTGTGTTGGGCAAAGGCTTTGCATTTGGTGATGGTAGCGCATTAGCGGGTAAGTACTGGCGCAGTGTAATCACTACTGGCGGTAAAGAGGATGCGTTCAGCCCGATGGGGTACAACAAATACCCGTTGGAACAAATCCTCCAGCCGTTCGAACTGACCGCGGCTTTGTGTCAGATGCATTGGATTGAACCTTTAGTGCTGTACTGGTCGCGCAATGTATCGGATATCGAACGTTATCAGCATGCTGAACAATATCGTCAATGGCTGAACAACCCCCTGAGAGATTGGGATGAGCAAGGAGGTCAACATGGCGATAACCAGTGA
- a CDS encoding ABC transporter ATP-binding protein, with amino-acid sequence MITFSDIQLLRGGKPLLDQASATIHPGDKVGLVGKNGCGKSTLFALLKDELSIDAGSFSQPQHWELAWVAQETPALDRSALEYVIDGDREFRDLEAQLAVAEEKDNGTLVAEIHGKIETIGGYSIRARAAELLDGLGFSQEQMSWNLTQFSGGWRMRLNLAQALLCRSDLLLLDEPTNHLDLDAVMWLERWLQNYPGTLILISHDRDFLDPIVGRIIHIENQQLNEYTGNYSSFENQRAQKMVLQQAMFEKQQKQMSHMQSYIDRFRYKASKARQAQSRIKALERMEKVLPAQFDNPFSFQFRDPAALPNPIMMMDEVSAGYGDNLILEKIRLNLVPGSRIGLLGRNGAGKSTLIKLLSGELKAQGGDLTYSQGVKIGYFAQHQLETLHPEETPLQHMMQIAPDQTEQQLRDYLGSFGFQGDKALEKVAPFSGGEKARLVLALIVWQKPNLLLLDEPTNHLDLDMRQALTMALQTFEGAMVIVSHDRYLLRATTDDLYLVYDRQVAPFDGDLNDYYKWLTEQQKAERKEAQAAQPVKDNANSAAAKKEQKRREAEFRKQTAPIRKTLTQLENKMDKLGEALTKAEEQLSDNSLYEAENKAKLNEVLALQASSKADLEEVEMEWMSAQETLEQMELEFNQ; translated from the coding sequence ATGATTACCTTCTCTGATATTCAGTTACTGCGTGGCGGTAAACCTCTTTTAGACCAAGCATCTGCAACCATTCATCCGGGTGACAAAGTGGGTCTGGTTGGTAAAAACGGCTGTGGTAAATCAACTCTGTTTGCCCTACTAAAAGATGAACTGTCGATTGATGCAGGCTCATTTAGCCAACCTCAACATTGGGAATTGGCTTGGGTTGCACAGGAAACGCCAGCACTCGACCGTAGTGCACTGGAATACGTGATTGATGGTGATCGTGAGTTCCGCGATCTTGAAGCTCAACTGGCTGTCGCCGAAGAGAAAGACAACGGCACCTTAGTTGCGGAGATCCACGGCAAGATTGAAACCATTGGCGGTTACAGCATTCGCGCACGTGCTGCCGAGCTGCTTGATGGTCTGGGCTTTAGCCAAGAGCAAATGAGCTGGAACCTAACTCAGTTCTCGGGTGGTTGGCGTATGCGCCTTAACTTGGCTCAAGCGCTATTGTGTCGTTCTGATCTACTGTTACTCGACGAACCAACCAACCACTTGGATTTGGACGCGGTAATGTGGCTAGAGCGCTGGCTACAAAACTACCCTGGTACGCTGATTCTGATCTCGCACGACCGTGACTTCTTGGACCCGATCGTTGGTCGCATCATTCACATCGAGAACCAGCAGTTGAACGAATACACGGGTAACTACTCGTCATTCGAAAACCAACGCGCACAAAAGATGGTGCTGCAACAGGCGATGTTCGAGAAGCAACAGAAACAGATGTCGCACATGCAAAGCTACATTGACCGCTTCCGTTACAAAGCATCAAAAGCGCGCCAAGCACAAAGCCGTATTAAAGCGCTGGAGCGTATGGAGAAGGTACTGCCAGCGCAGTTCGATAACCCATTTAGTTTCCAGTTCCGCGATCCTGCAGCGCTACCAAACCCAATCATGATGATGGATGAAGTATCAGCAGGCTACGGTGACAACCTGATCCTAGAGAAGATCCGCCTTAACCTAGTGCCGGGTAGCCGTATTGGCCTACTTGGTCGTAACGGCGCAGGTAAATCAACCTTGATCAAACTGCTGTCTGGTGAGCTCAAAGCACAAGGCGGCGATCTGACTTACTCGCAAGGCGTGAAGATCGGTTACTTCGCTCAGCACCAACTAGAAACACTGCACCCAGAAGAAACACCGCTTCAGCACATGATGCAAATCGCGCCGGATCAAACCGAGCAGCAACTACGTGATTACCTAGGTAGCTTTGGTTTCCAAGGTGATAAAGCGCTTGAGAAAGTTGCACCGTTTTCTGGTGGTGAGAAAGCACGTTTGGTATTGGCATTAATTGTGTGGCAGAAACCGAACCTGTTGCTACTCGATGAACCGACCAACCACTTGGATTTGGACATGCGCCAAGCATTGACCATGGCACTGCAAACATTCGAAGGTGCCATGGTGATTGTTTCGCACGACCGCTACCTATTGCGTGCAACCACAGATGATTTGTACCTTGTGTACGATCGCCAAGTCGCACCATTCGACGGTGACTTGAACGATTACTACAAGTGGTTGACCGAGCAACAAAAAGCCGAGCGTAAAGAAGCACAAGCAGCTCAGCCAGTGAAAGATAACGCCAACAGTGCAGCGGCAAAAAAAGAGCAAAAGCGACGCGAAGCAGAATTTCGTAAACAGACCGCACCAATTCGCAAAACGCTGACACAGTTGGAAAACAAAATGGATAAGTTAGGCGAAGCACTGACGAAAGCAGAAGAACAGTTATCGGATAACTCTCTGTATGAAGCCGAAAACAAAGCTAAACTTAACGAAGTGTTGGCGCTTCAAGCTTCTAGCAAAGCAGATCTTGAAGAAGTAGAAATGGAATGGATGTCTGCCCAAGAAACACTTGAGCAGATGGAACTAGAGTTTAATCAATGA
- a CDS encoding TIGR02444 family protein gives MTNEHAEYTLTLEHLWQFSLQFYGVREVKEACLSLQNNYHGNVNLLLLLRWLDEQQVIFQEQDWHLVQGCLGRSETLLHSYRELRRHLKSQVNDALYREALQFELQLEKQQQSDLVDCVNSLKLVKNDGEPLTLRYCRQLGGEHLQQAFSMPVPNIQYP, from the coding sequence ATGACAAACGAGCACGCAGAATACACTCTTACCCTAGAACACCTTTGGCAGTTCAGTCTGCAATTTTATGGTGTGCGAGAAGTGAAGGAAGCGTGCCTATCATTGCAAAATAACTATCACGGTAACGTGAACCTATTACTGCTGCTCAGATGGCTCGATGAGCAGCAGGTAATTTTCCAAGAGCAAGACTGGCACTTGGTGCAAGGCTGTCTTGGTCGAAGTGAAACCCTGCTCCACTCTTACCGTGAACTTCGTCGCCACCTCAAATCACAAGTTAATGACGCGCTTTATCGCGAAGCATTACAGTTCGAATTGCAGCTCGAAAAACAGCAACAGTCCGACCTAGTCGACTGCGTCAACTCACTCAAATTAGTCAAGAATGACGGCGAACCACTGACGCTGAGATACTGTCGCCAGTTGGGTGGTGAACATTTACAACAGGCATTCTCCATGCCAGTTCCAAACATTCAATATCCATAA
- a CDS encoding hydrolase has product MTQFFAAAGIKNPHLQTLLPRFIRKKALFTPVWQTLDTPDGDFLDLAWSQQPGSEAAHIKPIFVLFHGLEGCFYSPYANGLMNAFSKSGWLSVMMHFRGCSGKPNKKARAYHSGEVTDARFFLEQLNQQFPNNPKVAVGISLGGNMLANYLAEYKNDPILSAATIVSAPLNLAACANRIEQGFSKVYRRYLLSSLKRNALQKHDLIHGELALSYNSIKRVTRLYEFDDLITAPLHGFKDAQDYYDQCSGLSKLQQITLPTLIIHAKDDPFMTEEVIPKFVLPDNIDYRLYEHGGHVGFLTGSALKPKFWLEEALPAYYESIAAEYLSAVSVPRTQ; this is encoded by the coding sequence ATGACACAATTTTTCGCAGCCGCCGGGATTAAGAACCCGCATCTCCAGACGCTATTGCCGCGCTTTATCCGCAAAAAAGCGTTATTTACGCCTGTTTGGCAAACACTCGATACACCGGATGGTGACTTCCTTGATTTGGCCTGGTCACAGCAGCCAGGTTCTGAAGCCGCTCACATCAAACCAATCTTCGTCCTCTTTCATGGCTTGGAAGGCTGCTTCTATAGCCCGTATGCGAATGGTTTGATGAATGCCTTCTCTAAATCGGGTTGGCTGTCAGTGATGATGCACTTTCGTGGGTGCAGCGGTAAGCCAAACAAAAAAGCCCGCGCTTATCACTCCGGCGAAGTAACGGATGCTCGCTTCTTTCTTGAGCAGCTCAATCAGCAATTCCCTAACAACCCTAAAGTTGCGGTCGGTATTTCCCTTGGCGGTAACATGTTGGCGAACTACTTGGCTGAGTACAAAAACGATCCCATCTTAAGTGCCGCGACCATTGTCTCTGCACCACTGAACTTGGCAGCATGCGCAAATCGTATTGAGCAAGGCTTCTCGAAAGTTTACCGACGCTATTTGCTCTCCTCACTCAAACGCAATGCGTTACAGAAGCACGATTTGATCCACGGAGAGTTAGCCCTGTCGTACAACTCGATCAAACGCGTCACTCGCTTGTATGAGTTTGATGACTTGATCACCGCGCCTCTGCATGGCTTTAAGGACGCGCAAGATTATTACGATCAATGTTCAGGCTTAAGCAAGCTGCAGCAGATCACCTTGCCAACCTTGATCATCCACGCCAAAGACGATCCCTTTATGACCGAAGAAGTGATCCCGAAATTCGTATTGCCAGACAACATCGATTACCGACTTTACGAACATGGTGGTCACGTAGGCTTCCTAACAGGTAGCGCATTAAAGCCGAAGTTCTGGTTAGAAGAAGCCCTGCCGGCTTACTATGAAAGTATCGCTGCGGAGTACCTTTCTGCTGTATCCGTGCCGCGAACACAGTAA
- a CDS encoding YheU family protein, translating into MIIPWQDIAPETLENLIREFVLREGTDYGSVEVSLQSKIDQVKSQLEKGEAVIVFSELHETVDIQLKAKF; encoded by the coding sequence ATGATCATTCCATGGCAAGACATTGCGCCAGAGACACTAGAAAACCTGATCCGCGAATTCGTTCTTCGTGAAGGCACCGACTACGGCTCAGTTGAAGTTTCACTGCAGAGTAAAATCGATCAGGTCAAATCCCAATTAGAGAAAGGCGAAGCGGTCATCGTATTTTCTGAGCTTCATGAAACGGTTGATATCCAACTAAAAGCAAAGTTTTAG
- a CDS encoding phosphoribulokinase: protein MSAKHPIIAVTGSSGAGTTTTSEAFRKMFNMMNVKPAWVEGDSFHRFTRPEMDVEIRKAREQGKHISYFGPQANDFPGLEEFFRQFGEDGTGSVRRYLHTFDEAVPYNQMPGTFTPWQDLPENSDVLFYEGLHGGVVDGDVNVARHVDFLIGMVPIVNLEWIQKFVRDTRDRGHSREAVMDSIVRSMDDYLNYITPQFSRTHINFQRVPTVDTSNPLNAKGIPSLDESFVVIRLRGIKNVDFPYLLAMIDGSFMSRHNTIVVPGGKMSFAMELIVRPILQQLIETGKIG, encoded by the coding sequence ATGTCAGCGAAACACCCAATCATTGCGGTTACTGGTTCGTCCGGTGCCGGTACTACCACCACTTCTGAAGCCTTCCGCAAGATGTTCAATATGATGAACGTCAAACCAGCGTGGGTTGAAGGTGACAGCTTCCACCGTTTTACACGTCCAGAGATGGATGTCGAAATCCGTAAAGCGCGTGAGCAAGGCAAACACATTAGCTACTTTGGGCCACAAGCCAATGACTTTCCGGGCCTAGAAGAGTTCTTTCGTCAGTTTGGTGAAGATGGCACCGGCAGCGTGCGCCGCTATCTGCACACTTTTGATGAAGCCGTTCCATACAACCAAATGCCGGGCACCTTTACACCTTGGCAAGATCTGCCTGAAAACAGCGATGTACTGTTCTACGAAGGTTTACACGGTGGCGTGGTGGATGGCGATGTTAATGTGGCGCGTCACGTTGACTTTCTGATTGGCATGGTGCCAATCGTGAACTTGGAATGGATTCAAAAGTTCGTTCGTGACACGCGCGATCGTGGCCACTCAAGAGAAGCGGTAATGGATTCGATCGTGCGCTCGATGGACGATTATCTGAACTACATTACCCCGCAATTTTCCCGCACACATATCAACTTCCAGCGTGTACCGACCGTTGATACTTCCAACCCACTTAACGCCAAAGGCATCCCTAGTTTGGATGAAAGCTTCGTGGTGATCCGCCTACGCGGTATCAAGAATGTCGACTTCCCGTATTTGCTGGCGATGATTGATGGCTCATTCATGTCTCGCCATAACACCATTGTGGTTCCAGGCGGTAAGATGAGCTTTGCAATGGAGCTCATAGTGAGGCCGATCCTGCAGCAACTCATCGAAACTGGGAAAATTGGCTAA
- the crp gene encoding cAMP-activated global transcriptional regulator CRP, with protein sequence MVLGKPQTDPTLEWFLSHCHIHKYPSKSTLIHAGEKAETLYYIVKGSVAVLIKDEEGKEMILSYLNQGDFIGELGLFEEDQERTAWVRAKSPCEVAEISFKKFRQLIQVNPDILMRLSAQMARRLQVTSQKVGDLAFLDVTGRIAQTLLNLAKQPDAMTHPDGMQIKITRQEIGQIVGCSRETVGRILKMLEEQNLISAHGKTIVVYGTR encoded by the coding sequence ATGGTTCTAGGTAAACCTCAAACCGACCCAACATTAGAGTGGTTTCTTTCACACTGTCATATTCATAAGTACCCATCAAAGAGCACGCTAATTCACGCGGGCGAAAAAGCAGAGACTTTGTACTACATCGTTAAAGGTTCTGTTGCGGTTCTTATCAAAGACGAAGAAGGTAAGGAAATGATCCTTTCTTACCTAAACCAAGGCGACTTCATTGGTGAGCTTGGTCTATTCGAAGAAGACCAAGAGCGTACAGCTTGGGTTCGCGCTAAATCTCCTTGTGAAGTGGCAGAGATTTCTTTCAAGAAATTCCGTCAACTTATCCAAGTTAACCCAGACATCCTAATGCGCCTTTCTGCGCAAATGGCTCGTCGTCTACAAGTTACTAGCCAAAAAGTGGGTGACCTAGCGTTCCTAGACGTAACTGGTCGTATCGCTCAGACTCTTCTGAACCTTGCTAAACAGCCAGATGCGATGACGCACCCAGACGGCATGCAAATCAAGATCACTCGTCAAGAGATCGGTCAAATTGTTGGCTGTTCTCGTGAGACAGTAGGCCGTATCTTGAAGATGCTAGAAGAGCAGAACCTAATTTCTGCGCACGGTAAAACTATCGTTGTTTACGGGACTCGTTAA